A genome region from Bacillaceae bacterium IKA-2 includes the following:
- a CDS encoding phospholipase D family protein, with protein MPVSLVSNDLLNRFKELLESTDGELNIISPFIGTQTATLLADWLKENPKIECNIITRFYREDFIERVSSIYGLESLLQAKAKIYALVDLHSKLYLFDSHSTIIGSANFTKGGFVSNHEICVLMDDEPEIAEKAHEYFYDLLEQIQAAGDEGIVTQEWIDEEKKHVPQLAANQKNKTVTYSNDKKKGAVLKKIVQPDLFEQVLENTDEPDSTERNWLKFEGTGEARIASSLNYPEMKGIRKRDLNETFFPRRPSGILMDDTLFLTIVSYDEQERPTPMIVGYAKTSGYNKDNIATDTDIKEAAFKHRFPFFVEFTSGKVIKAPIKNGIRLVDLYNSVGKATFPSLRKRKSVTQKTLQSMHFRRSHIRITQEATNFLMEELNRRFSDYGEINL; from the coding sequence ATGCCTGTGAGTTTGGTTTCAAATGATTTGTTAAATCGTTTTAAGGAACTTTTAGAATCGACAGATGGAGAACTCAATATCATCTCACCTTTTATTGGAACACAAACAGCAACTCTCTTAGCGGATTGGCTAAAAGAGAACCCTAAAATAGAGTGTAATATCATTACAAGGTTTTATCGGGAAGATTTTATCGAACGTGTCAGCAGTATATACGGATTAGAAAGTCTATTACAGGCAAAGGCAAAAATTTATGCTTTAGTAGATTTACATTCAAAGCTATACTTATTTGATTCACATTCTACAATAATTGGCTCAGCTAATTTTACTAAAGGTGGATTTGTTTCTAATCATGAGATTTGTGTCTTAATGGATGATGAACCAGAAATAGCAGAAAAGGCACATGAGTATTTCTATGATCTATTGGAACAAATTCAAGCAGCTGGTGATGAAGGTATTGTTACACAAGAGTGGATTGATGAAGAGAAAAAGCATGTCCCTCAATTGGCAGCTAATCAGAAAAATAAAACAGTGACTTATTCAAATGATAAAAAGAAGGGTGCTGTATTAAAAAAGATTGTCCAACCTGATTTATTTGAACAAGTTCTAGAAAATACGGATGAACCAGATAGTACTGAAAGGAATTGGCTAAAGTTTGAAGGAACAGGGGAAGCAAGAATTGCTAGTAGTTTAAATTATCCAGAAATGAAGGGGATACGTAAACGAGATTTAAATGAAACCTTCTTTCCTCGTAGACCAAGTGGGATATTAATGGATGATACACTATTCTTAACAATTGTTAGTTACGATGAACAGGAGCGACCTACTCCTATGATAGTGGGGTATGCAAAAACAAGTGGTTACAACAAGGACAACATTGCAACTGATACTGATATTAAAGAAGCAGCATTTAAGCACCGTTTCCCATTCTTTGTAGAGTTTACAAGTGGTAAAGTAATCAAGGCACCAATTAAGAACGGTATTAGGTTAGTAGATTTGTACAATAGTGTTGGCAAAGCTACTTTCCCATCATTAAGAAAGAGAAAAAGCGTCACTCAAAAAACTTTACAAAGCATGCACTTTAGAAGGTCACACATTCGTATCACTCAAGAAGCTACTAACTTCCTAATGGAAGAATTAAATAGGCGATTTAGTGACTATGGTGAAATAAATCTTTAA
- a CDS encoding DUF4365 domain-containing protein, which translates to MRSLNVQNNINEGKSIRFFEGVIEDYGWKYRRQEKDNDIDGEIEVFSVEGETTAKIIKVQLKATTNLDYKENSVTFSAPVKFLNFCDVCDIPTILVVYDVDQNRSFWLWTQQYISQTLDNFNASWRGNTSKVTIHIPLGNEVLGEEKFYSELKNISDTGINMIQQFRKRDTSEYYFTILEEKDSSNTLHKRISSKIYIERSFATSRDSMIELIKKINQKIMDNYYDRGVWEGKENFSEPDYIWLYFYDDLIQFEYGLPFCRTEWVKGEENSPLLLKDSDKTQLIQENIKVSWEHNRPLNEYLIRNTTSKNDYLKQVLNTISFTLEELKILRVYFLEEDKSNFYNRISEKHKDYTSKYLLLSDILPPFECKTLHEDLTDALGDIDNLAIEINNGEDNEQYISNHYVSAFFPHTITLNKEIKKLR; encoded by the coding sequence ATGAGGTCTTTGAATGTTCAAAACAATATAAATGAGGGTAAGTCTATTAGATTTTTTGAAGGTGTTATTGAGGACTATGGCTGGAAGTACAGAAGGCAAGAGAAGGATAATGATATTGATGGTGAGATAGAGGTTTTCTCTGTGGAAGGGGAAACTACTGCCAAAATCATTAAGGTACAATTAAAAGCCACTACTAATCTAGATTATAAAGAAAACTCAGTAACATTTAGTGCACCAGTAAAGTTTCTTAACTTTTGTGATGTATGTGATATTCCAACTATTTTAGTTGTTTACGATGTTGACCAAAATAGAAGCTTTTGGTTATGGACTCAACAATATATTTCTCAAACCTTAGATAACTTTAACGCTAGTTGGCGAGGAAACACTTCAAAAGTTACTATTCATATACCTTTAGGCAATGAAGTTTTAGGAGAAGAGAAATTTTATAGTGAGTTAAAGAACATATCTGATACGGGAATTAATATGATTCAACAATTTAGGAAGAGAGACACTAGCGAATATTACTTTACAATATTAGAAGAGAAAGATTCTTCTAATACTTTACATAAAAGGATAAGCTCTAAAATCTACATAGAACGCTCTTTTGCCACCTCAAGGGACTCAATGATAGAACTCATTAAGAAAATTAATCAAAAGATTATGGATAATTATTATGATAGAGGAGTCTGGGAAGGTAAAGAAAACTTCTCTGAACCTGATTATATCTGGCTTTATTTCTATGATGACCTAATTCAATTTGAATATGGACTTCCATTTTGCAGAACTGAATGGGTGAAAGGAGAAGAAAATTCTCCTTTGTTACTGAAAGATAGTGATAAAACACAACTGATACAAGAAAATATAAAAGTGAGCTGGGAACATAACAGACCATTAAATGAATACTTAATAAGAAATACAACTTCTAAAAATGATTATTTAAAACAAGTACTAAATACTATTTCCTTCACTCTTGAAGAGCTTAAAATTCTTAGAGTATATTTTCTGGAGGAAGATAAATCAAATTTCTATAATCGCATTAGTGAGAAACATAAAGACTATACCAGCAAATACTTATTACTAAGCGATATACTTCCACCTTTTGAATGTAAAACCTTACATGAGGATCTTACAGATGCATTGGGTGATATAGATAATTTAGCCATAGAGATTAATAATGGAGAAGATAATGAACAATATATTTCTAATCACTATGTTTCTGCGTTTTTCCCTCATACGATTACTCTAAATAAGGAAATTAAAAAGTTGAGGTAA
- the rho gene encoding transcription termination factor Rho encodes MISVAEKLISTSGLLELSKERGFGFLRSVDAITENDAYISPSQIKRFDLREGDLVVGQARPPKDNEQAYSMMKILEINGSPPDTTVIRTNFNALTPIHPNRKITLETTNIIEIENRIIDLFTPIGFGQRGLIVAPPKAGKTTLLKSIANGITHNHPQTELLILLIDERPEEVIDIKRSIPTAKVFSSTFDERPQNHIKVTELVLALAKRLVENKQDVIILMDSITRLSRAYNVTTSSSGRTMSGGFDPSAFYGPKKFFGAARNTEEGGSLTILATALIGTGSKMDEVIFEEFKGTGNMELHLDRKLAERRIYPAIDILRSGTRKEELLFSQEHLNIIWNIRRKESDPTDLLYKLIRLFKGNPSNEHVLRHLSNK; translated from the coding sequence GTGATTAGTGTTGCAGAAAAGTTAATAAGTACAAGTGGCTTACTTGAGCTGTCAAAGGAAAGGGGTTTCGGTTTTCTTAGAAGTGTTGATGCGATAACCGAAAACGATGCTTATATCTCCCCATCCCAGATCAAAAGGTTCGACTTAAGAGAAGGAGATCTAGTAGTAGGACAAGCTAGACCACCAAAAGATAACGAACAAGCCTACAGTATGATGAAAATCCTTGAGATTAACGGCTCACCCCCAGACACCACAGTTATTAGAACAAACTTCAATGCATTAACTCCAATTCATCCAAACAGAAAGATAACCCTTGAAACAACTAACATCATTGAAATAGAAAACCGCATCATAGACTTATTCACTCCAATAGGTTTTGGTCAACGTGGATTAATTGTTGCGCCACCGAAAGCAGGTAAAACCACATTATTAAAAAGTATAGCAAACGGAATAACTCATAATCATCCACAAACAGAACTTCTAATTCTACTAATTGATGAACGCCCCGAGGAAGTCATAGACATAAAACGTTCTATTCCAACCGCAAAAGTATTCAGCTCCACTTTTGATGAACGCCCACAAAATCATATTAAAGTTACCGAATTGGTATTAGCATTAGCGAAGCGACTAGTTGAAAATAAGCAAGACGTAATAATTTTGATGGACAGCATTACGAGGTTATCAAGAGCCTATAATGTAACCACATCTAGTAGCGGTCGAACTATGAGTGGTGGTTTCGATCCGAGCGCTTTTTACGGTCCTAAGAAGTTTTTTGGTGCGGCGAGAAACACGGAAGAAGGTGGTAGTTTAACAATTTTAGCAACTGCATTAATAGGTACAGGTTCGAAAATGGATGAGGTTATTTTTGAAGAGTTCAAAGGAACAGGTAATATGGAATTACATCTTGATCGTAAATTAGCTGAAAGGCGTATTTATCCTGCCATAGACATTCTCCGGTCTGGCACTCGAAAAGAAGAGCTTCTATTTAGCCAAGAACATTTAAACATAATATGGAACATCCGCAGAAAAGAGAGCGATCCCACTGATCTGCTATACAAATTGATAAGACTATTTAAGGGGAATCCGAGCAATGAGCATGTTCTTCGCCATTTAAGTAACAAGTAG
- a CDS encoding site-specific integrase, which translates to MEQKYQTFEQLSSEVVKSLRDMSYSESRISQYRSAWQKLATFMENNQIEYYSASVGGAFIADFIGTGKYEEFSHWEKSIIRCVDVLTEFQSTGTFQYRRAKKSYQFYGCIGNPMVDFLNHRKSLGITENTLGHYRLNLHRFLSFFNEEGVMETEAIKKQHILGFVNQLGFYTPATRHSMLTTLRGFMRYLHDNGYTGIDFSYLIPKDNYKKQCKLPTTYTKNEVESLINTVDRSSPKGKRDAAMILLAARLGLRASDICLLKFENIHWEKNTITLVQQKTKNKIEHPLLIEIGEAIIDYLKYGRPKSDLPYVFLHAIPPYNCLNRSTLHSIVTFYLRRAGIKNITEKKHGPHALRHSLAGQLLEQKIPIHVISEVLGHKNTESTKTYLRIDLTSLSQCALDVPLLKTPFYAKEVE; encoded by the coding sequence ATGGAACAAAAATATCAAACATTTGAACAACTGTCCTCAGAAGTAGTTAAATCCCTTCGGGATATGTCCTATTCCGAATCAAGGATAAGCCAATATCGTTCCGCGTGGCAAAAACTGGCTACTTTTATGGAAAACAATCAGATTGAGTATTATTCAGCGTCAGTAGGTGGAGCATTTATAGCTGACTTTATTGGTACTGGGAAATACGAGGAATTTAGCCATTGGGAAAAGAGCATAATCCGGTGTGTGGATGTTCTAACTGAATTTCAGTCTACAGGAACGTTCCAATACAGAAGGGCAAAGAAATCCTACCAATTTTATGGTTGCATCGGTAATCCTATGGTGGATTTCCTTAATCACCGAAAATCTTTGGGTATTACAGAAAATACGCTTGGTCATTACCGATTAAATCTTCATCGCTTTCTTAGTTTTTTTAATGAAGAAGGAGTCATGGAAACCGAAGCAATTAAAAAACAACACATTTTAGGATTTGTGAATCAGCTTGGTTTTTATACACCTGCAACGCGCCACAGCATGCTTACCACTTTACGTGGGTTTATGAGATATCTACATGACAATGGGTATACAGGGATTGACTTTTCATACCTAATTCCAAAAGACAATTACAAGAAGCAATGTAAACTACCCACGACATATACGAAAAATGAAGTTGAATCATTAATCAATACTGTTGACAGAAGTAGCCCAAAAGGGAAGCGTGATGCTGCTATGATACTATTGGCTGCACGATTGGGATTGAGGGCTTCTGACATCTGTCTGTTGAAGTTTGAAAACATACACTGGGAAAAGAATACAATTACACTTGTTCAACAAAAGACTAAAAATAAGATTGAGCATCCACTTTTAATAGAAATAGGAGAGGCTATTATCGATTATCTGAAGTATGGACGGCCTAAATCTGATCTTCCTTATGTCTTCCTACATGCAATCCCGCCATATAACTGCCTAAATAGATCGACTTTGCATAGCATTGTTACTTTTTATCTCCGTCGTGCTGGCATTAAAAACATAACAGAAAAGAAACATGGTCCTCATGCTTTGAGGCACAGTCTTGCTGGGCAACTACTGGAACAAAAAATACCCATCCATGTTATATCAGAAGTGCTAGGTCACAAGAATACCGAAAGCACAAAAACTTATTTACGAATAGACTTAACATCTTTGAGCCAATGCGCATTAGATGTTCCACTCTTAAAAACGCCATTTTATGCCAAGGAGGTGGAATGA
- the istB gene encoding IS21-like element helper ATPase IstB, producing MQIQEMAHILKLPYIKTNYQMLLDEANHTNMTHRELISRLLERELELRLENGLKHRLRRAKFPLNKYLEDFDKSKYHKKFIPKFEELETLQFIENKENIILIGSPGCGKSHYSIGLGIKACLEGKSVLFISVPNLIIELKEAMSESKLSQYKTKFEKYSLVVLDELGYVSFDKIGCEILFNLLSNRNDKGSIIITTNLAFDRWEEIFKDPMLTGAIVDRLAHKSHILDISREVSHRFEETMSWLKPTK from the coding sequence ATGCAAATACAAGAAATGGCCCATATACTAAAATTACCCTATATAAAAACCAATTATCAAATGCTTCTTGATGAAGCAAACCATACAAACATGACCCACCGAGAGCTGATAAGTCGTCTACTCGAAAGAGAATTAGAACTAAGGCTTGAGAATGGTTTAAAACATAGACTCAGAAGGGCTAAATTCCCTCTTAACAAGTACTTAGAAGACTTCGACAAGAGTAAGTACCATAAGAAATTTATACCGAAATTCGAAGAACTAGAAACGTTGCAGTTCATTGAAAATAAAGAAAATATAATCTTAATAGGATCTCCTGGCTGCGGGAAATCACATTATAGTATTGGGCTTGGTATTAAGGCGTGTTTGGAAGGCAAAAGTGTATTGTTTATCTCTGTACCTAACTTAATAATAGAGTTAAAAGAAGCAATGAGTGAAAGCAAACTATCGCAATATAAAACCAAATTTGAAAAGTACAGTCTTGTCGTTTTAGATGAACTGGGATACGTATCATTTGACAAAATTGGTTGTGAAATACTATTTAATTTATTATCAAATAGAAACGATAAAGGATCAATAATCATAACAACAAACTTGGCTTTTGATCGCTGGGAAGAGATTTTTAAAGACCCGATGCTTACTGGTGCAATTGTAGATAGACTTGCTCACAAATCACATATCTTAGATATTTCACGAGAAGTAAGTCACCGATTTGAAGAGACAATGTCATGGCTAAAACCAACTAAATAA
- a CDS encoding recombinase family protein, with translation MIFGYAKVSSQEQNFDRQVKELEAYGCEKIYTEKQSGKNFDRPVYKELRSKLRFGDVLVVHDLSRFGRNKEDIRDEWKVLMQEEVDLVVLNMPILDTRKYRELEGVGQLVSDLVLTLLSWMVEEERNRIRTTQREGIEIAKAKGKFKGGAKKYHASAMGKDKVIYDEIVGMLASGESVMDIHRRTGVARNTVYGIKQEID, from the coding sequence ATGATTTTTGGGTATGCAAAGGTAAGCTCACAGGAACAAAATTTTGATCGCCAAGTGAAAGAGCTTGAAGCGTATGGCTGTGAAAAGATTTATACGGAGAAACAATCGGGTAAGAACTTTGACCGTCCCGTTTATAAAGAATTGAGATCAAAGCTCCGGTTCGGTGATGTGTTGGTTGTTCATGACCTCAGCCGCTTTGGCCGTAACAAGGAAGATATCCGCGATGAGTGGAAAGTACTGATGCAGGAGGAAGTTGATCTTGTTGTTTTAAACATGCCCATCTTAGACACAAGAAAATACCGTGAGTTAGAAGGAGTCGGACAGCTTGTATCGGACCTGGTGTTAACACTACTTTCATGGATGGTTGAAGAAGAAAGAAACCGTATTCGGACAACACAACGTGAAGGAATTGAGATTGCAAAAGCAAAAGGAAAGTTTAAGGGTGGCGCAAAAAAATACCATGCTAGTGCGATGGGGAAAGATAAAGTGATCTATGATGAAATTGTTGGGATGCTAGCATCTGGAGAGAGTGTAATGGATATACATAGACGCACGGGTGTTGCGAGGAATACAGTATATGGGATAAAGCAGGAAATCGATTAA
- a CDS encoding tyrosine-type recombinase/integrase, whose amino-acid sequence MMPNYCGIYAGLIEQYIDFKRNLGYKFVDATYTLSLFDRFTIDNAVLKLGLSKEIVDKWSEKRPNESDKTRYARIHYIAKFSAYLNDMGYPSHIPRLPKKYSSTFVPHIFSKKEVNAFFDACDTLKVNRRFETTVYVLPALFRMLYGCGIRISEALSLTCKDVDLDAKNIIVRETKNGKDRILPLSETLTEVCIQYRNVRPGKYEPKGYFFIKNNGQKCNAKAIYEWFRKILWNAGIPHGGKGFGPRMHDFRHTFSVHSLVKMSEAGLDLYYSLPILSKYLGHQSLEATDKYVRLTSDMYPDLIREVDNVCAYVFPEVDHYEAD is encoded by the coding sequence ATGATGCCGAACTATTGTGGTATTTATGCTGGTTTAATCGAACAGTACATTGATTTCAAAAGAAACCTCGGTTACAAGTTTGTTGATGCCACTTACACACTTTCGTTATTTGACAGATTTACAATAGATAATGCCGTATTAAAACTCGGTCTATCAAAGGAGATTGTTGATAAATGGAGTGAGAAGCGTCCAAATGAATCAGACAAGACACGTTATGCGAGGATTCATTATATTGCAAAATTTTCCGCCTATTTAAATGATATGGGATATCCATCACATATACCGAGATTGCCTAAAAAGTACAGCAGTACGTTTGTACCACATATTTTCTCGAAAAAGGAAGTGAATGCATTCTTCGATGCATGTGATACGCTTAAAGTTAATAGACGATTTGAAACAACTGTGTATGTACTCCCCGCTTTATTTAGAATGCTATATGGCTGTGGCATCCGTATCAGCGAAGCGTTATCCCTAACATGTAAGGATGTTGATCTTGATGCAAAAAATATTATTGTCAGGGAAACGAAAAACGGCAAAGACCGAATACTCCCATTATCTGAAACACTAACTGAGGTGTGTATTCAATATAGGAATGTTCGTCCCGGCAAATATGAACCGAAAGGTTATTTTTTTATCAAGAACAATGGGCAAAAATGTAATGCCAAGGCAATATATGAATGGTTCAGAAAAATACTCTGGAATGCAGGAATTCCACATGGTGGGAAGGGTTTTGGCCCAAGAATGCATGACTTTCGTCACACTTTCAGTGTACACTCTCTTGTGAAAATGTCAGAAGCTGGGCTAGATTTATACTACTCACTCCCAATATTATCAAAATATCTTGGGCATCAGTCATTAGAGGCTACAGATAAGTATGTAAGGCTAACATCTGACATGTACCCTGATTTAATTAGAGAAGTAGATAACGTTTGTGCCTATGTATTTCCGGAGGTTGACCATTATGAAGCCGACTGA
- a CDS encoding RNA polymerase sigma factor — MYKYVFFMIGDHNQAKDILQDTYLRAYNNFNTFNGENSKGWLFKIARNVTIDFVRKKKPISYLIDSIFSIPAPDKTPEQFIVLTEIERELYDALSKIKRSYRDVIIVRKLKEFSISESSHILGWSENKVKVNLFRGMKALKKQLEKESYHHETI; from the coding sequence ATATATAAATATGTTTTCTTTATGATCGGTGACCATAATCAAGCAAAGGACATATTACAAGATACTTACCTGCGTGCCTACAATAACTTCAATACTTTTAATGGAGAAAACTCAAAAGGCTGGTTGTTTAAAATAGCACGGAATGTAACTATTGACTTTGTTAGGAAGAAGAAACCAATTTCATATTTAATAGATTCAATTTTTTCTATACCAGCACCGGATAAAACCCCTGAACAATTCATCGTATTAACTGAAATAGAGCGAGAATTATATGATGCATTAAGTAAGATTAAACGATCTTATCGAGATGTCATTATAGTAAGAAAACTAAAAGAATTTTCAATAAGTGAGTCATCGCACATTCTTGGGTGGTCAGAAAATAAAGTAAAAGTGAATTTATTTAGGGGAATGAAAGCTTTAAAAAAGCAGTTGGAAAAGGAGAGCTATCACCATGAAACAATTTGA
- a CDS encoding site-specific integrase has protein sequence MKPTDFSRYLTGFLTKYLPGEMGFSINTIASYRDTFVLFLTFIKDKKGIKTNSLTLGMINKEMVIHFLDWIETERGCSTATRNVRLAALHSFFQYLQYQSPDNLLEWQRILGIRVKKTETKSISYLTLNGIRLLLEMPDQSTKIGRRDLALLSIMYESGGRVQEIIDLTPSQVRFDRPCTVKLIGKGNKARIVPLMDAPLDLLNRYMDEQGLLSLSANMYPLFCNKRGEKLTRAGVNYILDKYARKARIKDQILIPERFSCHCLRHSKAMHLLQAGVNLIYIRDILGHRSVQTTEIYAKVDSKQKREAIEKAYTDVVPKGAPSWQKSGDLLEWLKRFDK, from the coding sequence ATGAAGCCGACTGATTTCTCTCGCTATCTGACAGGATTTCTTACAAAATACCTGCCAGGAGAAATGGGGTTCAGTATAAATACGATTGCCTCTTATAGAGACACATTTGTACTTTTCCTTACATTTATCAAGGATAAAAAAGGAATAAAAACAAATTCTCTGACGCTGGGCATGATTAATAAGGAAATGGTTATTCACTTTCTTGACTGGATAGAAACAGAGCGTGGCTGTAGTACAGCCACAAGGAACGTCCGCCTTGCGGCATTACACTCTTTCTTCCAATATCTCCAGTATCAGAGCCCCGATAATCTTTTGGAATGGCAGAGAATCCTTGGAATCCGGGTTAAGAAAACAGAAACAAAATCAATCAGTTACCTAACGCTTAATGGGATCAGACTACTTTTGGAAATGCCTGATCAGTCAACTAAAATAGGACGAAGAGATCTTGCTCTTTTGTCAATTATGTATGAAAGCGGTGGAAGAGTACAGGAAATCATTGACCTCACTCCGTCACAAGTACGTTTTGACAGACCATGTACTGTAAAGTTAATTGGTAAGGGGAATAAAGCCCGGATAGTCCCTCTGATGGATGCTCCGTTAGATTTATTAAATCGATATATGGATGAGCAGGGGCTGTTAAGTTTGTCAGCAAACATGTACCCATTGTTCTGTAACAAAAGAGGAGAAAAACTGACCCGGGCAGGGGTGAATTACATACTAGATAAATATGCACGCAAGGCTCGTATTAAAGATCAAATATTAATCCCAGAACGATTTAGCTGTCATTGTCTGAGACATTCAAAAGCTATGCACTTACTCCAAGCAGGAGTTAATCTCATATACATCCGTGATATACTAGGTCACCGTTCTGTCCAAACAACTGAAATTTACGCTAAGGTAGATTCAAAACAAAAAAGAGAAGCAATTGAAAAAGCATATACAGATGTTGTACCAAAAGGTGCACCTTCTTGGCAAAAAAGTGGAGATTTATTGGAATGGCTAAAAAGATTTGATAAATAA
- a CDS encoding DUF5677 domain-containing protein, translated as MFQIANTFFMESVQLITNAISLFEKGYFDSAYYSLRQSLETALIMVYLSDLEGDKREKELLKWKEKSRFPMYKAMIELLEKQMAIFSDVKEIMTDYFDEMERTKKHLNKYVHKQGFNTFYVSRNHFLIKKEIKLLSLKSLSFS; from the coding sequence ATTTTTCAAATAGCTAATACTTTTTTTATGGAATCGGTGCAATTAATTACAAATGCTATATCATTATTTGAAAAAGGATATTTTGATAGCGCTTATTACTCTTTAAGACAATCACTTGAAACCGCACTTATAATGGTCTATTTATCGGATCTTGAAGGAGATAAAAGAGAAAAAGAACTCCTAAAATGGAAGGAAAAGAGCAGATTTCCGATGTATAAGGCTATGATTGAATTATTAGAAAAGCAAATGGCAATATTTTCGGATGTAAAAGAAATAATGACCGATTACTTTGATGAAATGGAACGAACAAAGAAACACCTCAATAAATATGTTCATAAGCAAGGATTTAATACTTTTTATGTTTCTAGAAACCATTTTTTAATAAAGAAAGAAATCAAACTCCTATCATTGAAGAGTTTGAGTTTTTCTTAG
- a CDS encoding PIN domain-containing protein has protein sequence MSDDFNIFLDTTLTYTDPLFKNNFNRNLLKLAENTDNVTIYMSNVVFDETRNKFEENVNLRIRNLESSLSDLNNYYPTELTTSTIQNTKDDFMSRFDGFYNDLIDRKVIQIVEFDNDLLPVLVERSIKRIKPFGPKKQEFRDAITWLSYSKLAENDLLENCFFLTGNVNDFCEEKGKIHPELLNDTKRFKHYVSAKELFEKEEDLQPLIRTAGLVEWVESENINSDYIVTLLNQLDAFDSIFGFLGNYLSNKDIESFIDDAYESGYADLSSMDIHTVTDFEVEIIGDEILISGYLSLVAAIEVYLYNAYRESRHDDDYIHVGGEEIELEMKFSFSYNEKEEISHLEIDNIEVNQKGHLGFYDDDDEG, from the coding sequence ATGTCGGATGATTTTAACATCTTTTTGGATACCACTTTAACCTATACTGATCCTCTTTTTAAAAATAACTTTAACCGTAATCTCTTAAAATTAGCAGAAAATACAGATAATGTAACTATTTATATGTCAAATGTAGTCTTTGATGAAACAAGAAATAAATTCGAAGAGAATGTAAATTTAAGAATAAGGAATTTGGAGTCGTCTTTAAGTGATCTAAATAATTACTACCCAACTGAATTAACCACTTCAACCATTCAAAACACTAAAGATGATTTTATGTCAAGATTTGATGGTTTTTACAATGACTTAATAGATAGAAAAGTTATACAAATTGTTGAATTTGATAATGACCTTCTACCAGTATTGGTCGAAAGATCAATAAAGCGGATAAAACCTTTTGGCCCAAAGAAACAAGAGTTTAGAGACGCAATTACTTGGCTCTCATATTCAAAACTTGCAGAAAATGATTTATTAGAAAATTGTTTTTTCCTAACTGGAAATGTAAATGATTTTTGTGAGGAAAAGGGCAAAATTCACCCTGAACTCCTTAATGATACTAAAAGATTTAAACATTATGTTTCAGCCAAAGAATTATTTGAGAAGGAAGAAGATTTGCAACCACTTATTCGTACAGCAGGTCTTGTTGAATGGGTAGAATCAGAGAATATCAATTCAGACTATATTGTGACTTTATTAAATCAATTAGATGCTTTTGATAGCATCTTTGGCTTCTTAGGAAATTATCTCTCAAATAAAGATATCGAGAGCTTTATAGATGATGCATATGAAAGTGGATATGCTGACTTATCGTCTATGGATATTCATACAGTAACAGACTTTGAAGTAGAAATTATTGGAGATGAAATATTGATTTCGGGTTATCTTTCTCTTGTGGCGGCAATAGAAGTATACCTTTATAACGCATATAGAGAATCGCGTCATGATGATGATTATATACATGTTGGTGGGGAAGAAATTGAATTAGAGATGAAGTTTTCCTTTTCATACAATGAAAAGGAAGAAATAAGTCATTTAGAAATCGATAATATTGAGGTGAACCAAAAAGGTCATCTTGGATTTTATGATGATGATGATGAGGGATAA